A genomic segment from Treponema sp. Marseille-Q3903 encodes:
- a CDS encoding dihydroorotate dehydrogenase, producing MDAAEIDAAGKGLQFFGDTVVEKCEIVEGQPNVYLLQTSIHLERNSQSEPKPGQFYLIRAKHSCVNYNRPISVYHSKTLFNSDGSKDVEVQFLILKKGRGTDELCNLSKKDMMTVIGPLGTQWPEPEKGVDKILIVGAGIGVAPVANFASTLPDNSYDFYASFKSGSYGLENVHAKNLVITTDDGSVGIKGILPVALTKEAVQKAGYKVIYACGPTPALAYIKKLSDELGIKSWISMEHRMLCGLGACLGCTIETTEGLKRCCKDGPVFDGKIIKFDPPQQRRKPLAPETEPDLSVKIAGVDFKNPVIASGGTFSFGQNYRGVSDVNAWGGICSKGITLEPREGNHGERCLEVAGGNMNSIGLNNPGVPYFIENLLPQMMTLGPKVIANLAGSDVESYVEGAKLLDKTDVAMIELNISCPNVKAAGLAWGMSAETAFYCVSAVRAATKKPLMVKLSPNAPDNRPIAIACIKAGANAISLINMIHGVAINIDTGKPFFNNVHAGYSGPGLKPVALRMVYDVVQEINKLPQEQRVPVVGIGGICTWQDAVEFIMAGASAIEIGQAKFTNPNVAIDIVNGLRSFMKSHGYKNLEEMRGIAQTQPHSSAHTDEKGHYSDLKKMMGKKSECGCN from the coding sequence ATGGATGCAGCAGAAATTGACGCAGCAGGAAAGGGGCTTCAGTTTTTTGGAGATACAGTTGTTGAAAAATGTGAAATTGTAGAGGGACAGCCTAATGTATATCTTTTACAGACTTCAATTCACCTTGAGCGAAATTCTCAATCTGAACCCAAACCGGGACAATTTTATCTGATCCGCGCAAAACACTCTTGTGTAAATTATAACAGACCTATAAGCGTTTATCATTCAAAAACACTCTTCAATTCTGATGGCTCAAAAGATGTTGAAGTTCAATTTTTGATTTTAAAAAAAGGACGTGGAACCGATGAACTTTGCAATCTTTCAAAAAAAGATATGATGACTGTTATCGGTCCGCTTGGAACACAGTGGCCGGAACCGGAGAAAGGTGTCGATAAAATTCTGATTGTAGGAGCAGGAATCGGAGTTGCCCCAGTTGCGAACTTTGCATCTACCCTCCCCGACAATTCTTATGATTTTTATGCCAGTTTTAAAAGCGGTTCATACGGTCTTGAAAATGTTCATGCAAAAAATCTTGTAATCACGACTGATGACGGAAGTGTCGGAATAAAAGGCATTTTACCTGTCGCTCTAACAAAAGAAGCCGTACAAAAAGCCGGATACAAAGTGATATATGCATGCGGTCCGACACCTGCGCTTGCATACATAAAAAAACTTTCGGACGAACTTGGGATTAAAAGCTGGATAAGCATGGAACACAGAATGCTATGCGGACTTGGGGCATGTCTTGGCTGTACTATTGAAACTACAGAAGGTCTTAAACGCTGCTGTAAAGACGGTCCTGTGTTTGATGGCAAAATCATAAAGTTTGACCCTCCTCAGCAACGCAGAAAACCTTTGGCCCCTGAAACTGAACCTGATTTAAGCGTAAAAATTGCAGGAGTCGATTTTAAAAATCCTGTAATCGCTAGCGGAGGTACTTTTTCATTTGGACAAAATTATCGCGGAGTAAGCGATGTAAACGCATGGGGCGGAATCTGTTCAAAAGGAATTACATTAGAACCGCGTGAAGGCAATCATGGAGAGAGATGTCTCGAAGTTGCCGGCGGAAATATGAATTCTATCGGGCTGAACAATCCTGGAGTTCCATATTTTATTGAAAACCTTTTGCCACAGATGATGACACTTGGTCCAAAAGTGATCGCAAACCTTGCAGGAAGTGATGTTGAATCTTATGTAGAAGGTGCAAAACTTTTAGACAAAACAGATGTCGCAATGATCGAATTGAATATAAGTTGTCCGAACGTAAAAGCTGCTGGGCTTGCTTGGGGAATGTCCGCAGAAACTGCATTTTACTGCGTATCAGCAGTGCGAGCAGCTACAAAAAAGCCTCTTATGGTAAAATTATCTCCAAACGCTCCCGACAATAGACCTATTGCAATTGCGTGTATAAAAGCCGGTGCAAATGCTATAAGTCTTATTAATATGATTCACGGCGTTGCAATCAACATCGATACAGGTAAACCATTTTTCAACAACGTCCATGCAGGCTACTCAGGACCGGGACTAAAACCAGTAGCCCTTCGCATGGTTTACGATGTTGTTCAAGAAATAAACAAGCTTCCACAAGAGCAACGTGTCCCTGTTGTCGGAATCGGCGGAATATGCACGTGGCAAGATGCAGTCGAGTTTATTATGGCAGGCGCAAGTGCTATTGAAATAGGACAGGCAAAGTTTACCAATCCAAATGTTGCAATCGACATTGTAAACGGATTGCGTAGCTTTATGAAGTCGCATGGATACAAAAATCTTGAAGAAATGCGTGGAATTGCACAAACGCAGCCCCATAGTTCAGCACACACAGATGAAAAAGGACATTACTCTGATTTGAAAAAAATGATGGGTAAAAAAAGTGAATGCGGCTGTAATTGA
- a CDS encoding ATP-binding cassette domain-containing protein, translating into MIQLIGSIQIQLDYTLGYRAMTRKLISMGYTINHKKVARIMRENSLNSVVRRKKYSPEVYARRKALKETVPANVLNRNFYSPIPRTIFVTDITYLYTSDGVYYLNIIEDLYNREVVAWKIGASPDSYLGMIFQHFNLMPSRNVFDNVAFPLKYSCLSKKLISEKVHQLLELVEIDEKAKNYPDQLSGGQKQRVAIARVLANDPDILLCDEATSALDTTTTRSILKLLKNLNKELNLTIVIITHQMEVIKDICQHVAVMENGVIVEQNSVFNIFANPHSEVIKRFIRATSNLTKIDQMIAEDSPVIHLQHGEMIVRFSYVKKDVLEPLISATSRLYDITMNIIFLAACEKIT; encoded by the coding sequence TTGATACAGCTTATTGGATCAATTCAAATACAGCTCGATTATACTCTTGGCTATAGAGCAATGACCAGAAAGCTTATTTCTATGGGATATACGATAAATCATAAGAAAGTAGCTCGAATAATGCGTGAAAACAGCCTTAATTCAGTTGTTAGACGCAAAAAATATAGTCCAGAAGTATATGCAAGACGTAAAGCATTAAAAGAGACTGTACCAGCAAATGTGCTGAACAGAAACTTTTACAGTCCGATTCCAAGAACAATTTTTGTAACGGATATTACATATCTTTATACGAGTGATGGCGTTTATTATCTAAACATCATTGAAGACCTGTATAATCGTGAAGTTGTTGCATGGAAAATTGGAGCAAGTCCGGACTCATATCTAGGAATGATTTTTCAGCATTTCAACCTTATGCCAAGCCGCAACGTTTTTGATAATGTCGCTTTTCCTCTCAAGTATTCATGTTTGTCAAAAAAACTGATATCCGAAAAAGTTCATCAACTTTTGGAACTTGTAGAAATTGATGAAAAAGCAAAAAACTATCCGGATCAGCTCAGCGGCGGTCAAAAGCAGCGCGTTGCAATTGCGCGAGTTCTTGCCAATGACCCTGATATTCTTTTATGCGATGAAGCAACTTCCGCATTGGACACTACAACGACTCGTTCAATCCTTAAACTGTTAAAAAATTTGAACAAAGAGTTGAATCTTACAATTGTGATTATCACTCATCAGATGGAAGTTATAAAAGATATCTGTCAACACGTTGCTGTTATGGAAAACGGTGTTATTGTTGAACAAAACTCGGTTTTTAATATTTTTGCAAATCCTCATAGCGAAGTTATAAAACGCTTTATCCGGGCAACTTCAAATCTCACAAAAATCGATCAGATGATTGCAGAAGATTCTCCGGTTATTCATCTTCAACATGGCGAAATGATTGTCCGTTTTAGTTACGTCAAAAAAGATGTTTTGGAGCCGCTTATCAGTGCTACAAGCAGACTTTACGACATAACTATGAACATAATTTTTTTAGCAGCATGCGAAAAAATTACTTAG
- a CDS encoding Crp/Fnr family transcriptional regulator, producing the protein MSESVIPYNQIPLFEGLNDRELNELFHCMHTFVRKYQKGQVIIIEDENIINVGIVLCGTVHMLKYDYWGNQTMLAYMNEGELFGETFAVQKLNNSHVSFVAASNCQVLFFRAANIIHTCERGCPFHHKLAENMFNLLGKQSVKLMERIEVASKSTLREKILAYLSMQAQRKNKNRFVIPLNRSELADFLDANRSSMTRELSAMKDEGLIDFEKNEFILKS; encoded by the coding sequence ATGAGTGAAAGCGTCATTCCATATAATCAAATTCCTCTTTTTGAAGGACTCAATGACAGAGAGTTGAACGAACTTTTTCATTGCATGCATACTTTTGTCCGCAAGTATCAGAAAGGACAGGTGATAATAATCGAAGATGAAAATATTATAAATGTCGGCATTGTCCTTTGTGGGACTGTCCACATGCTCAAATATGATTACTGGGGAAATCAAACTATGCTTGCTTATATGAATGAAGGCGAGCTGTTCGGCGAAACGTTTGCTGTCCAAAAACTGAATAATTCTCACGTATCTTTTGTCGCTGCGAGCAACTGTCAGGTGTTGTTTTTCAGGGCTGCAAACATAATTCACACATGTGAAAGAGGATGCCCGTTCCATCATAAACTTGCTGAAAACATGTTCAATTTGCTCGGTAAACAAAGTGTAAAACTCATGGAACGAATTGAAGTTGCATCAAAATCGACATTGAGGGAAAAAATCCTCGCATATCTTTCTATGCAGGCTCAAAGGAAAAACAAAAACAGGTTTGTAATTCCTTTAAACCGCAGCGAACTTGCGGATTTTCTTGACGCAAACCGCAGCTCAATGACTCGAGAGCTCTCTGCAATGAAAGACGAAGGGCTCATCGATTTTGAAAAAAATGAGTTTATTTTGAAGTCTTGA
- a CDS encoding HMA2 domain-containing protein yields MIVTSFFPGRIRLREKVFKDSVIVEECIKILKSCDAIKNVQNNYINGSVLLEYEPSKVPMEKLEPLVPFFKDLEKLAHNYSAEKRTAIMEKLQELKKIIEKW; encoded by the coding sequence ATGATTGTAACAAGTTTTTTCCCGGGAAGAATAAGGCTTAGAGAAAAAGTATTTAAAGATTCTGTGATTGTAGAAGAATGCATCAAGATACTAAAAAGCTGTGATGCAATTAAAAACGTCCAGAATAATTATATAAACGGGAGCGTTTTGCTTGAGTATGAGCCTTCTAAAGTCCCGATGGAAAAACTTGAGCCGCTTGTTCCGTTTTTTAAAGATTTGGAAAAACTTGCTCACAATTACAGCGCTGAAAAACGCACTGCGATAATGGAAAAACTTCAAGAACTAAAAAAAATTATTGAAAAATGGTAG
- a CDS encoding hemerythrin domain-containing protein has protein sequence MYSIDLMVKEHSDIQKMISCIHKRCCQILDNDDKVCDANNNILPATIKEFYNFIDFTRNYADHHHHGKEEKILFPQMTLHLGKIAENLITHGMLVEHDLGRAHIRALETSLKMYQEEPKTEQKLSILTETMGYANLLLLHTEKENSVVYTYAERMLSQELKDKIDLECREFEEEQEKLGVQKKYLEMLEDFTVKTSK, from the coding sequence ATGTACTCAATTGATTTGATGGTAAAAGAACATTCCGACATCCAAAAGATGATAAGTTGTATTCACAAGCGATGTTGTCAGATTTTAGACAATGATGACAAAGTTTGTGATGCAAACAATAATATCTTACCCGCAACAATTAAGGAATTTTACAATTTCATAGATTTTACAAGAAACTATGCAGACCATCACCATCATGGGAAAGAAGAAAAAATTCTTTTTCCTCAGATGACTTTGCATCTTGGCAAAATTGCAGAAAATCTTATCACTCACGGAATGCTTGTTGAGCATGATTTAGGAAGAGCGCATATCCGTGCATTGGAAACTTCACTTAAAATGTATCAGGAAGAGCCGAAAACCGAACAAAAACTTTCGATTCTTACAGAAACAATGGGATATGCAAACCTTTTGCTTTTGCATACAGAAAAGGAAAACTCTGTTGTATACACTTATGCGGAACGCATGCTAAGTCAGGAACTTAAAGATAAAATCGATTTGGAATGCAGAGAGTTTGAAGAAGAACAAGAAAAACTCGGAGTTCAAAAAAAGTATCTTGAAATGCTTGAAGATTTCACAGTCAAGACTTCAAAATAA
- a CDS encoding heavy metal translocating P-type ATPase, translating to MKVEIHHYLPGRIRLHYNKNKYTSKQAILATTLIAVQEGIIDIDVNTHIGSFLVCFEESVISKQELINLFKALTGKYLNDKKLLAEVQDIPESESIFGVIVQTLAIHYFKKWFLPIPLRHCILFVKIMPRVLKAIYSSLTENFFNTDLLDATALIVASVIGDRQTASNINMLLGMGEEIEEITKKRSYDNLAHQLLNMDDKIQKIEGDEEKTVSISSVKVGNLVAFRAGTQILVDGIVERGEGMVNQASITGESMPVEKKQGAPVFAGTIVEEGEIFVTVKSIGNDTKVNNIIQMIDSSQNLKAAAQKRSEEFAQKIVPFNFLLTALTWFVTRNIRKTVSTLMVDYSCAMKLSAPISVLSAMQEAAKMGISVKGGKYLEAVASADTVIFDKTGTLTYANPTVNMIYTFEKESKDKVLTLAACLEEHYPHPLGRAVVEAAKKKNLIHPEHHTKVEYIVAHGIVSKLNDKKTCIGSAHFIFEDEKIPLTEQVKEIQRKEMDIGNSLLYLSYDGKLIGIIAIGDPVRPDAKDAICSLKRLGIKQTIMITGDTEGAAKKIAKQTGIDKFHAHALPEDKVKFVEKEKKAGHQVIMIGDGINDAPALSAADIGISIDGATPIAGDTADINLSNDGLQNLVTVRLLGQELLKRMYFNDRIIIGINSFLLAGGIIGFIPPTLAAIFHNTATIGISLSSMRPLLPENSGNLGELR from the coding sequence ATGAAAGTAGAAATCCATCACTATTTGCCAGGTCGAATCAGACTTCATTACAATAAAAATAAATACACATCTAAACAAGCAATTTTAGCGACAACGTTGATCGCAGTTCAGGAAGGAATTATAGATATAGATGTAAACACTCACATCGGTTCTTTTTTGGTGTGCTTTGAAGAAAGCGTTATTTCAAAACAGGAACTGATAAACCTTTTTAAAGCATTGACTGGAAAATATCTGAATGATAAAAAACTTCTGGCAGAAGTTCAAGATATTCCTGAAAGTGAAAGTATTTTCGGCGTGATTGTGCAGACACTCGCCATTCACTATTTTAAAAAATGGTTTTTACCCATCCCTCTCCGTCACTGTATTTTATTTGTAAAAATCATGCCACGAGTATTAAAAGCAATTTATTCAAGTCTTACAGAAAACTTTTTCAATACGGATTTACTCGATGCGACTGCGCTCATAGTCGCATCTGTTATAGGAGATAGGCAGACGGCGTCAAACATCAACATGCTTTTAGGCATGGGTGAAGAGATCGAAGAAATAACAAAAAAACGCTCATACGATAATCTGGCACACCAACTTTTAAACATGGATGACAAGATTCAGAAAATTGAAGGCGATGAGGAAAAAACAGTTTCAATCTCGTCTGTCAAAGTTGGGAATCTTGTCGCATTCCGAGCTGGAACTCAGATTCTTGTAGACGGAATTGTTGAACGTGGTGAAGGAATGGTCAATCAGGCTAGTATAACAGGTGAATCTATGCCTGTTGAAAAAAAACAAGGAGCACCTGTCTTTGCTGGAACTATTGTAGAAGAAGGAGAGATTTTTGTTACAGTAAAATCTATCGGCAACGATACAAAAGTGAACAACATCATTCAGATGATAGATAGTTCTCAAAATCTTAAGGCAGCTGCTCAAAAGCGTTCCGAAGAGTTTGCGCAAAAGATTGTTCCGTTCAATTTTTTGTTGACAGCTTTGACATGGTTTGTCACAAGAAATATTAGGAAAACTGTCTCTACGCTTATGGTAGACTATTCGTGCGCTATGAAATTATCCGCTCCGATTTCTGTTCTCTCCGCAATGCAGGAAGCTGCAAAAATGGGAATCAGCGTAAAAGGCGGAAAATATCTTGAAGCTGTTGCAAGTGCAGATACAGTTATATTTGATAAAACTGGAACTCTCACTTATGCAAACCCGACAGTAAATATGATATATACTTTTGAAAAAGAGTCAAAAGATAAAGTGCTTACTCTGGCTGCTTGTCTTGAAGAACACTACCCTCATCCGCTTGGTCGCGCAGTAGTTGAAGCTGCAAAAAAGAAAAATCTGATTCATCCTGAACATCATACAAAAGTTGAATATATTGTCGCTCATGGAATTGTATCTAAACTGAACGATAAAAAAACATGCATCGGCAGCGCCCATTTTATTTTTGAAGATGAAAAAATCCCTCTCACTGAGCAAGTAAAAGAAATTCAGAGAAAAGAAATGGATATAGGAAATTCACTTTTATATCTTTCTTATGATGGAAAACTGATTGGAATTATTGCGATTGGAGATCCTGTACGCCCAGATGCAAAAGATGCTATATGTAGTTTGAAAAGACTTGGCATAAAGCAGACAATAATGATAACTGGCGATACGGAAGGTGCTGCAAAGAAAATCGCAAAACAGACAGGAATCGATAAATTTCATGCACATGCATTGCCCGAAGATAAAGTAAAGTTCGTTGAAAAAGAAAAAAAAGCCGGACATCAAGTTATCATGATTGGAGATGGAATAAACGACGCTCCAGCCCTTTCCGCTGCCGACATCGGGATTTCAATAGACGGAGCAACTCCAATTGCTGGAGACACTGCAGATATAAATTTGAGCAATGACGGATTACAAAATCTGGTAACTGTGCGGCTGCTTGGGCAAGAACTTCTTAAGCGGATGTATTTTAACGACAGAATAATCATCGGGATAAATTCATTTCTTTTGGCAGGCGGCATTATCGGTTTTATTCCGCCAACTTTAGCTGCAATTTTCCACAACACAGCGACGATTGGCATTTCGCTTTCATCGATGAGACCGCTTTTACCTGAAAACTCGGGAAATTTAGGAGAATTAAGATGA
- a CDS encoding SagB/ThcOx family dehydrogenase: MPSINENRRFLKTYFSDLDGITTDSKKGLPKPSAEKNWSENYVLIDLPEPDPKIIKNDSLYNSFKNRRSVRKYAEQALSLSELSYLLWASNGVNQRGEGGIVKRTTPSGGASYSIESYIIVQNVDGLERGVYNYLPIENKLVFIKKIENISDIIDSFMLDSKQPFLPYFARKAAAIFVWTTIPYRSEYRFDIMAHKKILIDVGHICQNLYIACEGIDAGCCAIGVYEQDVVDKLLQVDGKDEFTVYLAAAGKK; the protein is encoded by the coding sequence ATGCCAAGCATAAACGAAAACAGAAGATTTTTAAAAACTTATTTCAGCGATTTAGATGGAATCACAACCGATTCAAAAAAAGGTTTGCCAAAACCGTCTGCTGAAAAAAATTGGTCAGAAAATTATGTGCTGATCGATTTACCTGAACCCGATCCGAAAATCATCAAAAATGACAGCCTTTATAATTCGTTCAAAAATAGGAGAAGCGTAAGAAAATATGCAGAACAAGCATTATCGCTTTCAGAACTTTCCTACCTTTTGTGGGCAAGTAATGGTGTAAACCAGAGGGGAGAGGGTGGAATTGTAAAGCGAACAACTCCTTCCGGCGGCGCTTCTTACAGCATAGAATCATATATCATTGTTCAAAATGTAGATGGACTCGAAAGAGGCGTTTACAATTATCTTCCGATCGAGAACAAACTTGTTTTTATCAAAAAAATTGAAAACATTTCAGACATAATAGATAGTTTTATGCTTGATTCAAAACAACCGTTCCTTCCGTATTTTGCAAGAAAAGCTGCCGCAATTTTTGTCTGGACAACAATCCCATACAGAAGCGAATATAGATTTGACATCATGGCTCACAAGAAGATTTTAATTGATGTCGGTCATATATGCCAAAACCTGTATATTGCATGCGAAGGAATTGATGCAGGCTGCTGTGCAATCGGTGTTTATGAGCAGGACGTAGTTGACAAACTGCTTCAAGTTGACGGCAAAGACGAATTTACAGTTTATCTCGCAGCTGCCGGTAAAAAATAA
- a CDS encoding DUF1858 domain-containing protein, producing the protein MADLEKHVSGDMLVGQIVNEHPEVIDTLMGIGMHCLGCPSAQMESLADAAYVHGLDPQMVVDAVNKKIDGGVA; encoded by the coding sequence ATGGCAGATTTGGAAAAACACGTATCTGGAGACATGCTTGTAGGACAGATTGTAAACGAACATCCAGAAGTAATTGACACTTTGATGGGAATTGGAATGCACTGTCTTGGGTGCCCTTCTGCACAGATGGAAAGCCTCGCTGATGCAGCTTATGTTCACGGTCTTGATCCTCAAATGGTTGTCGATGCTGTAAATAAAAAAATCGACGGAGGAGTTGCATGA
- a CDS encoding pyridoxamine 5'-phosphate oxidase family protein codes for MRRIKQQIPFEECIAILKSEPRGVLSMLGDDGYPYGIPLTHWYCEEDDRIYFHCAKVGHKIDAITKCNKVSFCVYDKGFRKEGEWSLNINSVVVFGIIKPVTNMILARKICEKLCRKFYDNDEYIEKEMEKSFSRVLCLELIPEHITGKLVNES; via the coding sequence ATGAGAAGAATTAAACAACAAATTCCATTTGAAGAGTGCATTGCGATTTTAAAAAGTGAGCCTAGAGGTGTTCTTTCAATGCTTGGCGATGATGGCTATCCGTATGGAATTCCGCTTACTCATTGGTATTGTGAAGAAGATGATAGAATCTATTTTCACTGTGCAAAAGTTGGTCATAAAATTGATGCAATCACAAAATGCAATAAAGTTAGTTTTTGTGTTTACGATAAAGGATTTCGCAAAGAAGGTGAATGGTCTTTGAATATAAACAGTGTAGTTGTGTTTGGGATAATAAAACCTGTAACAAATATGATTTTAGCTCGTAAAATCTGTGAAAAGCTTTGTCGTAAATTTTATGATAATGATGAATACATTGAAAAAGAAATGGAAAAATCATTTTCAAGAGTTTTGTGTTTGGAATTAATACCGGAACATATTACAGGAAAACTTGTAAATGAATCATAA